The Acidobacteriaceae bacterium nucleotide sequence AACGCTCCAGGTTGCGAACCAGCAGCACGGCGCGGTCACGATCGCCGCCCACGCGAAGCCGGATCACCACGTCGCCTTCCTGCGTTACCTGAGGCTCAATCGCCGTCACCTGCACTCCGGTCGGCAGAACCTGCTCAAGGTCCATCATCACCGCGGTCCAGGAAAAGCTCTTGCGCAGGAAGAGGTTGTTCAGGAAGTGAGCACGGTCAAGCACTTCGGCGTTATCCGGCTGGCGCATCCGAGTTTCAACACGCGTACGTTCCGCCTGCGTCTTCAGCGTCGCCGCATGAACCTTGTCGATCTGTTGCTCCGCCACACTCAGCTTGCCGGAGAAGATATGCACCGCAACGCCCAGCCCCACAGCCACCAGGGCAAGCAGCGCCATGGCAATACGCAGGCGCAGAAAGAACGGGCGCAGTTCAACGTAAGGACGCGTCGCTAGATTGACTTGAATTTTCATCCGCGC carries:
- a CDS encoding PilN domain-containing protein — translated: MKIQVNLATRPYVELRPFFLRLRIAMALLALVAVGLGVAVHIFSGKLSVAEQQIDKVHAATLKTQAERTRVETRMRQPDNAEVLDRAHFLNNLFLRKSFSWTAVMMDLEQVLPTGVQVTAIEPQVTQEGDVVIRLRVGGDRDRAVLLVRNLERSRRFLQPRLNGEATQSKEAGTNGRPANPSVPAGVEFDILANYNPLPPNEAYSYPKPHLGEVAAPVAVVPVPRAAAVPPARPAAQAPRAALVGPPRPSSQPNVNAPNGGFHGPDGRFPRNGMRLPPYNGQGGPGPQQGGAR